The following are encoded together in the Ranitomeya imitator isolate aRanImi1 chromosome 4, aRanImi1.pri, whole genome shotgun sequence genome:
- the LOC138677376 gene encoding olfactory receptor 6F1-like, translating to MDRKNQSLVTEFLLLGFGNLHNFRIVVFIFFLNIHVMALTANSLVIALVGVTQSLHSPMYFFLSQLSLCEILFTSNIVPNMLWLIMVGEGRLPVSRCLSQFYFLSVLTVAQCLLLAAMSFDRHVAICRPLHYATIMTLTHQLQMVTSCWFLGFTMSFFVYIFLSKLEFCNYNIINHFYCDIAPLLRLTCSNTSSVELATTVVAFPVLLSPFTLIVVSYVSIIQAILKIPSSTGRHKAFSTCSSHLIVVCMYYGTLSSIYIFPPRDNSINLNKGLSVLYTLVTPLFNPLIYSLRNQDIRGAILKYIHTLKLFKKSK from the coding sequence ATGGACAGGAAGAATCAATCATTAGTCACAGAATTTCTTCTGTTGGGATTTGGAAATCTCCACAACTTCAGAATTGTAGTTTTCATCTTCTTTTTGAACATCCACGTCATGGCTTTGACTGCAAATTCCCTGGTTATTGCCTTGGTTGGGGTCACCCAGAGCCTCCACTCTCCCATGTACTTTTTTCTCAGCCAGTTATCCCTGTGTGAGATCCTGTTCACCAGCAACATAGTGCCCAATATGTTGTGGTTGATTATGGTGGGAGAAGGACGTCTACCAGTGTCCAGATGTTTATCTCAGTTTTACTTCTTGAGCGTTCTAACCGTTGCCCAGTGCTTGTTGCTGGCGGCCATGTCCTTCGATCGACATGTAGCCATCTGCAGGCCATTACACTATGCCACCATTATGACCCTCACCCATCAGCTGCAGATGGTCACCTCCTGCTGGTTCTTGGGCTTCACAATGTCCTTCTTTGTATACATTTTCTTAAGCAAATTAGAATTTTGTAACTATAACATCATCAACCACTTTTACTGTGATATTGCTCCTCTTCTACGGCTGACATGCTCCAATACGTCTTCTGTAGAACTGGCCACCACTGTTGTGGCATTTCCTGTCCTTTTGTCACCATTCACGCTTATCGTGGTCTCCTACGTTTCAATCATTCAGGCCATTCTAAAGATTCCCTCCAGCACTGGAAGACataaagccttctccacctgcagCTCCCATCTGATCGTTGTCTGTATGTACTACGGGACATTGTCATCCATTTATATCTTTCCACCAAGAGATAATTCCATAAATCTGAACAAAGGTCTGTCAGTTCTTTACACTCTGGTGACTCCCTTGTTTAACCCTTTAATCTACAGCTTGAGAAACCAGGACATCAGAGGCGCCATTTTAAAATACATTCATACCTTAAagctgttcaaaaagtcaaaatag